One window of the Serinus canaria isolate serCan28SL12 chromosome 9, serCan2020, whole genome shotgun sequence genome contains the following:
- the PLAAT1 gene encoding phospholipase A and acyltransferase 1 isoform X1, with amino-acid sequence MAEGRRDPQPGDLIEIDRPGYQHWALYMGDGYVINVTPVDDGAPSLLVSTTSVFTKKAKVKKQLLKVVVENHNWRVNNKYDRSRTPFPVKEIIRRAEQWIDREVSYDVLTSNCEHFVTMLRYGEGVSEQVTKVVIGTTAAVGGILLAGLATAVVKGLFGDSSKKERKYY; translated from the exons ATGGCAGAAGGCAGACGCGACCCCCAGCCCGGGGACCTGATCGAGATCGACCGGCCAGGTTACCAGCACTGGGCCCTCTACATGGGGGATGGATATGTCATCAACGTCACACCTGTAG ATGATGGAGCCCCATCTCTGTTGGTGAGCACCACATCAGTATTCACCAAAAAGGCCAAGGTGAAGAAGCAGCTCCTAAAGGTGGTGGTGGAAAATCATAACTGGCGTGTCAACAACAAGTATGACCGCTCCCGCACTCCTTTCCCTGTGAAAGAGATCATCCGGCGTGCTGAGCAGTGGATTGACAGGGAGGTGTCATATGATGTGCTTACCAGCAACTGTGAGCACTTTGTGACAATGCTTCGATACGGAGAAGGAGTCTCTGAGCAG GTCACAAAAGTAGTAATTGGTACTACAGCAGCTGTAGGAGGTATCCTTCTTGCTGGTCTTGCCACCGCTGTTGTGAAGGGCTTGTTTGGGGACTCATccaagaaagagagaaagtaCTATTGA
- the LOC103815634 gene encoding phospholipase A and acyltransferase 1-like produces VNNKYDCDRTPLPVEEIIWHAEGCIGKELPYDDLGIYSEDFVTNLRYGDPAKTTVQNINTVSSAVMSSIGAGSLIAMAGIPVLGLPLVASAPFVAAGAGLLASIGVTSRIIAHSITSAIFKNTGRNILEKTCC; encoded by the exons GTCAACAACAAGTATGACTGTGACCGCACTCCTCTGCCTGTTGAGGAGATCATCTGGCATGCTGAGGGCTGCATTGGCAAGGAGCTGCCATATGATGACCTTGGCATATACTCTGAGGATTTTGTGACAAATCTCCGCTATGGTGACCCG GCCAAGACAACAGTTCAAAATATCAATACCGTTTCTTCTGCAGTGATGTCTTCTATAGGAGCTGGCAGTCTTATTGCTATGGCTGGTATTCCCGTGCTTGGTCTTCCTCTTGTGGCCTCTGCTCCTTTtgtggctgctggtgctggtcTTCTTGCCAGTATTGGTGTCACTTCCAGGATAATTGCTCATTCCATCACTTCTGCCATATTCAAAAACACGGGGAGAAATATACTAGAAAAGACTTGCTGTTAG
- the LOC127059066 gene encoding phospholipase A and acyltransferase 1-like isoform X2, whose amino-acid sequence MGQENSQLQPGDLIEVDRPFHQHWALYIGGGYVINLTPVGRKDVQLGVHTVAAFIRKVKKQRLKVVVRNNKWRVNNKYDDSYSPLPVEEIIRRAEICNDRVLNYRGFGSNCENFVKKLRYGDPLRASVGSELQNLDMTENKDCPKPGDLIEIQRGPYKQWALYVGDGYVIHVTPLDDLSRSSPKAI is encoded by the exons ATGGGACAGGAGAATTCCCAACTCCAGCCTGGAGACCTGATCGAGGTCGACCGGCCATTTCATCAGCACTGGGCCTTGTACATTGGGGGTGGATATGTCATCAATTTGACACCTGTAG GTAGAAAAGATGTACAGCTGGGAGTGCATACGGTTGCAGCATTCATCAGAAAGGTGAAGAAGCAGCGCCTGAAGGTGGTGGTGCGAAATAATAAATGGCGTGTCAACAACAAGTATGACGACTCCTACTCTCCTCTCCCAGTGGAGGAGATCATCCGGCGTGCTGAGATATGTAATGACAGGGTGTTGAACTATCGCGGGTTTGGTAGCAACTGTGAGAACTTTGTGAAAAAACTTCGCTATGGTGACCCG CTGAGGGCTTCTGTAGGTAGTGAATTGCAAAATCTTGATATGACAGAAAACAAGGACTGCCCCAAACCTGGGGACCTGATTGAGATCCAAAGGGGACCTTACAAGCAATGGGCCCTCTACGTGGGGGATGGATATGTCATCCATGTGACACCTCTAG ATGACCTTTCCAGGAGCAGTCCAAAAGCCATCTGA
- the PLAAT1 gene encoding phospholipase A and acyltransferase 1 isoform X2 codes for MAEGRRDPQPGDLIEIFRPLYQHWALYVGDGYVIHVTDEEASSIFLSSSSISATRAKVKMELLKDVVKNDNWRVNNKFDRSRTPRPVKEIIRDAEQWIGKEVSYDVLKKNCEHFVTMLRYGKGVSEQAEKAVFGGATALLGTALLGALAVLRVALSGGKSKI; via the exons ATGGCAGAAGGCAGACGCGACCCCCAGCCCGGGGACCTGATCGAGATATTCCGGCCACTTTACCAGCACTGGGCCCTCTACGTGGGGGATGGATATGTCATCCACGTGACAG ATGAAGAAGCCTCATCCATTTTCCTTAGCAGCTCTTCAATAAGTGCCACAAGAGCCAAGGTGAAGATGGAGCTCCTGAAGGATGTGGTGAAAAATGATAATTGGCGTGTCAACAACAAGTTTGACCGCTCCCGCACTCCTCGCCCCGTGAAGGAGATCATAAGGGATGCTGAGCAATGGATTGGCAAGGAGGTGTCATATgatgtgcttaaaaaaaactGTGAGCACTTTGTGACAATGCTCCGCTATGGAAAAGGAGTCTCTGAGCAG gcagaaaaagcagtttttggAGGTGCTACAGCTCTCTTAGGAACTGCTCTTCTTGGAGCTCTTGCTGTTTTGAGAGTTGCATTGTCTGGGGGCAAATCCAAGATATAG
- the LOC127059066 gene encoding phospholipase A and acyltransferase 1-like isoform X1 — MGQENSQLQPGDLIEVDRPFHQHWALYIGGGYVINLTPVGRKDVQLGVHTVAAFIRKVKKQRLKVVVRNNKWRVNNKYDDSYSPLPVEEIIRRAEICNDRVLNYRGFGSNCENFVKKLRYGDPLRASVGSELQNLDMTENKDCPKPGDLIEIQRGPYKQWALYVGDGYVIHVTPLDENGPPLSANSKSTFIRKARVTKELLKVGVNDD, encoded by the exons ATGGGACAGGAGAATTCCCAACTCCAGCCTGGAGACCTGATCGAGGTCGACCGGCCATTTCATCAGCACTGGGCCTTGTACATTGGGGGTGGATATGTCATCAATTTGACACCTGTAG GTAGAAAAGATGTACAGCTGGGAGTGCATACGGTTGCAGCATTCATCAGAAAGGTGAAGAAGCAGCGCCTGAAGGTGGTGGTGCGAAATAATAAATGGCGTGTCAACAACAAGTATGACGACTCCTACTCTCCTCTCCCAGTGGAGGAGATCATCCGGCGTGCTGAGATATGTAATGACAGGGTGTTGAACTATCGCGGGTTTGGTAGCAACTGTGAGAACTTTGTGAAAAAACTTCGCTATGGTGACCCG CTGAGGGCTTCTGTAGGTAGTGAATTGCAAAATCTTGATATGACAGAAAACAAGGACTGCCCCAAACCTGGGGACCTGATTGAGATCCAAAGGGGACCTTACAAGCAATGGGCCCTCTACGTGGGGGATGGATATGTCATCCATGTGACACCTCTAG aTGAAAATGGTCCACCCCTGTCAGCCAACAGTAAGTCAACATTCATCAGAAAGGCCAGGGTTACAAAGGAGCTCCTGAAGGTGGGCGTAAATGATGACTGA
- the PLAAT1 gene encoding phospholipase A and acyltransferase 1 isoform X3, whose product MAEGRRDPQPGDLIEIFRPLYQHWALYVGDGYVIHVTDEEASSIFLSSSSISATRAKVKMELLKDVVKNDNWRVNNKYDRSRTPRRVKEIIRDAEQWIGEEVSYDVLTNNCEHFVTELRYGEALCDQVEEAINGGVIAAALGIVASVAAFAARALLRR is encoded by the exons ATGGCAGAAGGCAGACGCGACCCCCAGCCCGGGGACCTGATCGAGATATTCCGGCCACTTTACCAGCACTGGGCCCTCTACGTGGGGGATGGATATGTCATCCACGTGACAG ATGAAGAAGCCTCATCCATTTTCCTTAGCAGCTCTTCAATAAGTGCCACAAGAGCCAAGGTGAAGATGGAGCTCCTGAAGGATGTGGTGAAAAATGATAACTGGCGTGTCAACAACAAGTATGACCGCTCCCGCACTCCTCGCCGCGTGAAGGAGATCATACGGGATGCTGAGCAATGGATTGGCGAGGAGGTGTCATATGATGTGCTTACCAACAACTGTGAGCACTTTGTGACAGAGCTCCGCTACGGTGAAGCACTCTGTGATCAG GTCGAAGAAGCAATTAATGGCGGTGTTATAGCAGCAGCCCTAGGTATTGTGGCTAGTGTTGCCGCTTTTGCTGCGAGGGCACTGCTCAGGAGATAG